The genomic region GGACGCCACGTCGGCCATCGATACCGTCACCGTTTACCCGGATGGCGCGACCGTAACCCGCGTCATCGCAGTGGACCTGCCGTCTGGTGACTCGACGCTCGTTGCCAAGGACTTCCCGCTTGGTCTCGACACCTCCTCGATCCGGGTGGAGGGTGAGGGGGGAGCGAAGCTCACCATCGGCACGATCGATGCGCGAACGCCACGTGCGGCGCCGGTCAATTTGCCGGAGCTGGACAAGCGCATCGAGGCGCTGAACGACCAACGCGCCGACCTGCAAGGCGCGATCGACTCGGCCAATGCGCGGCGCAAATTCGCGGAGCACTTTGCGGAAGCGTCGCCTGCGGGCATCGGCGACAAGGGCGAGGCGCGGCCGATTGCCGAATGGCGCACGGCCTTTGCCACCGTCGGCGAGGAAATTGCAAGCGCCGATACCGCCGTCCGCGACGCCACGCGCAAGATGCGCGAGATCGATCGGCAGATCGCCCAGCTCGAAGTCGAGCGGAAGGCCAAGCCGCCGAGCAAGCTCGAAGTCCGCATGGACATCGCCGCGCCGGTGGCTACCAAGGCGACGTTGAGGGTCACCTACAATGTGCGCAATGCGCGCTGGCTGCCGCTCTACGACGCCCGGCTCGACACCGGCGCGAAGGATCGCAAACCACAGCTCGAGCTTGTCCGCCGTGCCGAAGTCACGCAATCGACCGGCGAGGACTGGTCCAATGTCACGCTCGGCGTCTCCACGGTCCGCATCGGCCGCGGCGGCAGCGCGCCGGAGCTGAATTCGCTGGTCGCACAATATCCGCAGGTACCGAGGCCGCGGGCGCTGGGCTCAGTTTCGGATTCGGCAATGCCTGCGGCGGCGCCCATGCAGCAGCGCAAGATGGAAACTTCCGCGGCCAAGGCGGCGGACGATATCCGCGAACGCGCCGAAGAGCAGCAGGCGGTCGCCGAGATCGGTGACTTCCAGGCCACCTACAAAATTCCCGGCCGCGTCAGCCTCGGGGCCGCCGAGGGCGCCAAGAGCCTGCGCATCGCCTCGATGACCGTGCCCGCCGATCTCATGGTGCGCGCGGCACCGGTGATGGACCCCACCGCCTTCCTCGAAGCGAGCTTCAAGCAGACCGACGACACGAGCCTGTTGCCGGGCAAGGTCGCAATCTATCGCGACGGGACTTTCGTCGGCCGCGGCAAACTCTCGGCTTCGGCCAAGGACGATATCGTGCGGCTCGGCTTCGGCGCCGACGACAAGGTCAGGATCGAGCGCGCGGTGCTCAAGCGCAACGAAGGTTCGGCCGGTCTCCTGGTCACGACGTCGAAGACCGACGAGCGATCGTTCAAGACGACGATCCGCAACGGTCACGACTTCCCGATCAAGGTCGCGATTGAGGATCAATTGCCGGTCAGCGAGAACGAGGACATCCTCGTCGAGATGCTGCCTGCGACCACGCCGCCGACCGCAAGCAACATTCGCGACCGGCGCGGCGTGCTGGAATGGTCGTTCGACGCCAAGCCCGGTGAGGTCCGCGACATCAATTTCGCCTGGCGCGTTCGCTGGCCGAAGGACAAGAGCATGGTGATCGTGCCGGCGGGTTGATGTGCGGCGCCGAGGTGCGAGTTGTCTTTACCTCGTGCTCGCTCACTGTCCGTCATGTCCCGCCTAGTGCGCAGTTACGCACGAGGGCGGGGCATCTAGTACGCCGCGGCCTCACGATTTGATCGCTGGCGCCGCGGCGTACTGGATCGCCCGGTCGAGCCGGGCGATGACCCGCGTTGAGAGAGCGCTGGCTTACTTCGCCTTCAGGAAGTCCGCGACATCGAGCAGCATGAACTCGTCGTCGTCGGCCTTGTTGGGATCGCGGCTGGACGAGAACGGCAGATTGTTGTCATTGCCGACGATGATGTGGGTTTCGTCGACACGATCGACGTTCTCGATGGTGAAGAACGGGAACGTGTAGACGCCGTCATTGAGCGGCTTCTTCGCCTTCTTGTCGGGATCCCTGATCTTCAGGAGGTCGATGTAGCCGATCTTGCGCACGGGCTTGCCGACATTGGCGTCGGTGAGCTCGATCTTGTAGACGCGCTTGAACTTGGCCACGTCGGGGAAGCAGTTCTCGCCGCGGGTGCCTTGCGGGCAGGCCTTTTCGGGCGTGCCTTCGCCGTTGTCGCGCTCGATGATCAGGCCGGCGCTCGGGTCGATCATGTTGAAGTCGCCGATGGCATTGCCGTTCTGCTCGAACACATACTGCCAGTAGCGGCCAGTGAATTTTTCCGCGGCGACGTCGAATTCGAGGATGCGCGAGGCTTCCTTGCCGTCGACCTTCTCCCAGTCCTTTTTCTCGGCATCCCAGAGCGGCCCCTCGAGCAGGCCGTAGAGAAACTTGCCGTCTTTCGAGGCGGCGAAGCCCTCGTAACCCTTGGAGCGTCGGAGGTTGACGTTGGTGTAGGTCGCACCCGGCGCGCCCGGGGTCGCCACCGCCCAATGATCCGGCGATCGCACGGGCTTACCGTCGGCGACCGTCTCGAATACGGCCAGAATCTTGCCGGTCTTGTCGGCCTTCAGGATGTAGGGGCCGAACTCGTCGCCGATCCAGAAGGTGTCGCCGATAATCTGGAAACCTTCGGTGTCGAAGTCGGAGCCGGTGAGGTAACGCCTCTCGGTGTCTTCATGCACGATGCGGAACGGCACGCGTCTGTCGGGATCGTGCAGGAACACGGTCTCCAGCCGCTCGATCTTGCCGCCGGCCCAATCCATCCTGTAGCGGTTGAGGTACAGCATCGAATCTGGCGAATTGGCGCGCGCGCCCATGCCGTTGTCGGTGATGACCCAGAAAGTGCCGTCCCCCATCGACTTGATACCGGAATGGCCCTGCAGCGGCTGGCCCTTGAACGGCAGCGACACGCCGGTGGCCCGCTCATAGGACTTGCCCATCACCGTGCCGAGCGCGTCGACCCGCTTCCCGGTGGTGTATTTACCGGATGTCTTGAGATCGGCGGGAGCATCAGCCGGCGCGTCGATGAACGTGGCGGCCGGCATCACGACGTGGCCGGCGAGCTTGGCGGGGAATTCGCCTTCGCTCTGCGCCTGCGCGGAGCTCGCGGTCAGAATGATCGTTGCGACGGTACTAAGCAAAGTCGCGCGCATGTGCGTCTCCTGTTAACGGAGGCCGTCTTATGCGGACCGCGCATTGCAGTTTTGTGAAACCGGGCCAAACGCCGCAGCCGACAGCTACTCCTTGACCGCGCCCGTCAGCGACGACACGTAGTAATCGACGAACAGCGAGTAGAAGATCGCAACCGGCAGCGAGCCGAGCAGCGAGCCCGCCATCAGCGCGCCCCACTGATAGACGTCGCCGGTGACGAGCTCGGTCAGGATCGCGACCGGCACCGTCTTGTTGGCGCCGCTCTGGATAAAGGCGAGCGCGTAGATGAACTCGTTCCAGGACAGCGTGAAGGAGAAGATGCCGGCCGAGATCAGGCCGGGCACCGCCAGCGGCAGCGTGATCCGTCGCAGGATCTGGAGCCTGGTGGCGCCGTCCACCAGCGCGCATTCCTCGAGCTCGTAGGGGATCGACTTGAAATAGCCGATCAGGAGCCAGGTGCAGAACGGCACCAGGAAGGTCGGGTAGACCAGGATCAACGCAAGCGGGCTGTCGAACAGGCCGAACTGCACGACCACGGTCGCGAGCGGAATGAACAGGATCGACGGCGGCACGAGATAGGCCATGTAAATGCCGAGGCCGACATAGGGACTGCCGCGGAAGCGCAGGCGCTCGATCGCATAGGCGGCCAGCGTGCTCGCGATCAGCGACAGCGTAGTCGCCCCGACCGCGACCAGCATCGTCGTCCACAGCCAGCGCGGATAGGCGGTGTCGAACAACAGGTGCTTGATGTGGGCCAGCGTCGGCGAGGAGATCCAGAACGGGTTGTGCTCCTTGTAGTTCATCAGCTCTGCGTTCGGCTTGAACGACGTGATCGTCATCCAGTAGAACGGAAATAGGAGGATCAGCACGAAGCAGCCGAGCGGCAGATAGATCATCATCAGCCGCCGCAGCCCGGAATCCCAGGCCATGGTGTCCGGCGGCGTGGTGGCGACGGCGGCCGGCTCGGCGGCGGTATCAGTCATTGCTCTCTCCCTGCTGCCATTTGCGGCGCGCCAGGCCGAAATAAGAGAACAGCGTTGCGAACACGAGGAACGGGATCATCGACACCGCAATCGCCGCGCCCTCGCCGAGCTCGCCGCCCGCAATGCCGCGCTGGAAGGCCAGCGTTGCCAGCAAATGGGTTGAGTTGCCGGGGCCGCCCCGGGTGATGGCGTAGACCAGCTGGAAATCGGTGAAGGTGAAGATGATCGAGAAGGTCATGACGATCGCGAGGATCGGCATCATCATCGGGAAGGTGATGTAGCGGAACCGCTGCCAGGCGCTGGCGCCATCGAGCATCGCGGCTTCGTAGAGCGAGGGCGAAATGGTCTGCAGGCCCGCCAGCAGCGAGATCGCGACGAAGGGAATGCCGCGCCAGATATTGGCGGCGATCAGCGAGAAGCGCGCCGGCCAGGGCGAGCCGAGGAAGTCGATATTGGTGGTGCGCCAGTGCAGCACGTCGACCAGAAGGTAGGAGATGATCGAGAACTGCGGATCGTAGATCCACCAGAACGCCAGCGCCGAGAGCACCGTCGGCACGATCCAAGGCATCAGGATGATCGCACGCAACAGGCTCTTGAACGGAAAATGGTTGTTGAGCAGCAGTGCGAGCCAGAAGCCGAGCGCGAACTTTCCAAAGGTCGCGATCCCCGTGTAGACCACGCTGTAGAACACCGCGTTCCACCACAGGAATCGGTGAGCAGATACTGGAAATTCTCGAAGCCGACGAAGACGCCTTTTCTGCCGATTGTCGTGTCGGTGAAGGCGAGCCAGATGCCGAGGCCGAGCGGATAGGTCAGGAACACCGTGAGCAGCCCGATCGCAGGTGCGAGGCACATCACGATCAGGAACGGCTTGTAGTCGAACAGGCGCACCAGCCAGGAGGGTTGCCGGTGCACGAGGGCTGGAGAAGAGAGTGTGGTCACGGACATCGGTTTGTTGTCCCGTCTCTGAAAGTCACCAAGCCCGTCATTGCGAGGAGCCCGTGACAAAATTGCGAAGCAATTTTGCACTGGTGCGACGAAGCAATCCAGGCTGTAACTGGGAAGACAGGCTGGATTGCTTCGCTTCGCTCGCAATGACGCGCTTTGTCCAGCGCTACTTCTGCCGCCGGAAGTACCGCTTGCAGCGCTGCTCGGCTTCCGCGGCCGCGGCTTCCGGCGTGGCAGCGCCGGTCGCGACGGATGCGAACATCTGAATCAGCACGTAGTCGGCGCTGACGGCACCGGTCGCGGTCGAGATCGGGCCAGCATAGCCGTCATAGTAGATGGTGTTCATGGTGTCCTTGAAGATCTTGATCTTGGGATCTTCGCTCCAGACCTTGGCCTCCGCGTAAGCCGCGAGCGGCTGGGCCCAGTAGCCGGAATTGGCGTTGAGCCACGGCTCGTACTGGTCCTTTTCCAGCATGTATTGCAGGAAGGCCTTTGCGGCGTTGGGGTACTGGCTGTGCTTGAACAGCATGGCGTTCAGCGTCAGGCCCGCCATCGGCGAGACCTTCGCGACACCCTTCGGCAGCAGTTGATGTTCGCTGTCGTCGGCGATCGCCTTGGTCGCCGGATCGTTCTTCAGTGAAAAATACAGCGAGACGCCGTTGGCGGTCAGCGAGATCTCCTGCGCGGCGTAGGCGCGGTTGTTGCTGACGTCGTTCCATGACGTCGTGCCGGCGATGAAGGTCGGATAGAGCTGTTTGACCCAGTTCAGTGCGGCGATCGTCTCCTTGCTGTTGATGACGACGTTCCCCTCTTCGTCGAGCAGCGCCGCGTTGTGCGACCACAGCGCCCAGTTCGCAAAACCGTTGCCGTCGCCCTTGGCGTTGCCGAGCGCCAAGCCGGCCGGCTTGCCGGCCTTCTGAAGCTTCTGGCAGAGATCGAGGATTCCGGCATGGTCTTCCGGCACCTTGTCGAAGCCGACCGATCGCAGGATCGACTTGCGGTAGATCAGCGGACCCGCGGTCGCGCCGAACGGCAGTCCGATCCAGGCGTCGCTCTTGTTCTTCTTGCCGTAGCGCTGCGCCAGCGGCAGCCAGCCGCCGTACCGCTTGCCGACATAGTCGGCGACGTCGGTCAGCTCGATCAGCTTGTCGATATAGATGTGCGGCGCATCGGAGAAGCCGATGATAATATCGGGGCCGGCACCGGAATTCGCGGTCACCGCGGTCTGCTGGTTGATGTCCTCCCAGCCGACGAAGTCGACCTTGACCTCGACCCCGGTCTCCTTGGTGAATTTGGCCGCATTGGCGCGGAACACGTCCTCGTCGGCCTGGACGAAACGTACCGGTCGCAGCATGCGCAGGGATGCGCCTTTCTCGATCGGCAGTTTCGGTGTGGGGACGTCCGCGGCCTTGATCGCGGATTGCGCATTTGCCGGAGCACCGGTTGCCGCGATTGCCGCAGCGGACAGGCCCAGCGCCAAGGCATCACGACGCGTGATGTCGTTCCTCATCGGTTCCTCCCTATATGTTTCCCTTCCCGGCGTTGATCGCCGGTGAAGGGTCTTTCCGGTTGCCGGCGCGCCTTCGCGGCCGTCCCGTCTAGCT from Bradyrhizobium lupini harbors:
- a CDS encoding mucoidy inhibitor MuiA family protein, translated to MRITARCLATTSLVLVSTAFASSSWAAELDATSAIDTVTVYPDGATVTRVIAVDLPSGDSTLVAKDFPLGLDTSSIRVEGEGGAKLTIGTIDARTPRAAPVNLPELDKRIEALNDQRADLQGAIDSANARRKFAEHFAEASPAGIGDKGEARPIAEWRTAFATVGEEIASADTAVRDATRKMREIDRQIAQLEVERKAKPPSKLEVRMDIAAPVATKATLRVTYNVRNARWLPLYDARLDTGAKDRKPQLELVRRAEVTQSTGEDWSNVTLGVSTVRIGRGGSAPELNSLVAQYPQVPRPRALGSVSDSAMPAAAPMQQRKMETSAAKAADDIRERAEEQQAVAEIGDFQATYKIPGRVSLGAAEGAKSLRIASMTVPADLMVRAAPVMDPTAFLEASFKQTDDTSLLPGKVAIYRDGTFVGRGKLSASAKDDIVRLGFGADDKVRIERAVLKRNEGSAGLLVTTSKTDERSFKTTIRNGHDFPIKVAIEDQLPVSENEDILVEMLPATTPPTASNIRDRRGVLEWSFDAKPGEVRDINFAWRVRWPKDKSMVIVPAG
- a CDS encoding esterase-like activity of phytase family protein, with the translated sequence MRATLLSTVATIILTASSAQAQSEGEFPAKLAGHVVMPAATFIDAPADAPADLKTSGKYTTGKRVDALGTVMGKSYERATGVSLPFKGQPLQGHSGIKSMGDGTFWVITDNGMGARANSPDSMLYLNRYRMDWAGGKIERLETVFLHDPDRRVPFRIVHEDTERRYLTGSDFDTEGFQIIGDTFWIGDEFGPYILKADKTGKILAVFETVADGKPVRSPDHWAVATPGAPGATYTNVNLRRSKGYEGFAASKDGKFLYGLLEGPLWDAEKKDWEKVDGKEASRILEFDVAAEKFTGRYWQYVFEQNGNAIGDFNMIDPSAGLIIERDNGEGTPEKACPQGTRGENCFPDVAKFKRVYKIELTDANVGKPVRKIGYIDLLKIRDPDKKAKKPLNDGVYTFPFFTIENVDRVDETHIIVGNDNNLPFSSSRDPNKADDDEFMLLDVADFLKAK
- a CDS encoding carbohydrate ABC transporter permease, with translation MTDTAAEPAAVATTPPDTMAWDSGLRRLMMIYLPLGCFVLILLFPFYWMTITSFKPNAELMNYKEHNPFWISSPTLAHIKHLLFDTAYPRWLWTTMLVAVGATTLSLIASTLAAYAIERLRFRGSPYVGLGIYMAYLVPPSILFIPLATVVVQFGLFDSPLALILVYPTFLVPFCTWLLIGYFKSIPYELEECALVDGATRLQILRRITLPLAVPGLISAGIFSFTLSWNEFIYALAFIQSGANKTVPVAILTELVTGDVYQWGALMAGSLLGSLPVAIFYSLFVDYYVSSLTGAVKE
- a CDS encoding ABC transporter substrate-binding protein, with product MRNDITRRDALALGLSAAAIAATGAPANAQSAIKAADVPTPKLPIEKGASLRMLRPVRFVQADEDVFRANAAKFTKETGVEVKVDFVGWEDINQQTAVTANSGAGPDIIIGFSDAPHIYIDKLIELTDVADYVGKRYGGWLPLAQRYGKKNKSDAWIGLPFGATAGPLIYRKSILRSVGFDKVPEDHAGILDLCQKLQKAGKPAGLALGNAKGDGNGFANWALWSHNAALLDEEGNVVINSKETIAALNWVKQLYPTFIAGTTSWNDVSNNRAYAAQEISLTANGVSLYFSLKNDPATKAIADDSEHQLLPKGVAKVSPMAGLTLNAMLFKHSQYPNAAKAFLQYMLEKDQYEPWLNANSGYWAQPLAAYAEAKVWSEDPKIKIFKDTMNTIYYDGYAGPISTATGAVSADYVLIQMFASVATGAATPEAAAAEAEQRCKRYFRRQK